Proteins from a single region of Haloarchaeobius litoreus:
- a CDS encoding universal stress protein: protein MSSVDEVLVAFDGNPLSEKALAHALYVYTDASITVLHVIDYIEERYSAKALVGDERSGNGPEIGRPNCSPRPMRRQPSPTGRLRQQARLARPPTR, encoded by the coding sequence ATGTCCTCCGTCGACGAGGTACTCGTTGCGTTCGATGGAAACCCGCTCTCGGAGAAGGCGCTAGCGCACGCGCTCTATGTGTACACGGATGCGTCGATTACTGTCCTTCACGTTATCGACTACATCGAAGAGAGGTACAGCGCGAAAGCGCTGGTCGGAGACGAACGCTCCGGCAACGGGCCCGAGATCGGTCGGCCGAACTGCTCGCCGAGGCCGATGCGAAGGCAGCCGAGCCCGACCGGGAGGTTACGACAGCAAGCGAGGTTGGCAAGGCCGCCGACCAGATAA
- a CDS encoding sodium:phosphate symporter, with product MDSNIDEILTRGRESGQLVVGALVSLLLFLFAVQLLGASTAAAASPIEQFFRRYVAGSGQALGASWLTTYVLTNGSVVAALSVSLFQTEILTDSQLFLMLAGSRLGGASIVLLIGILDYFQKRRYSFSEATELGVLTFLLSHSIYVPATILGYLLLPRLQTGFGAVSTRIELSFHPLAAFDPATGDVVDTVGVGLALVMAILVLFGSLTLFDRVLKRIDTEWLRKRFFRRFQHKWTSFGLGILITGVTTSVAFSLGVVVPLYNRNYIKRREIVPYVLGANVGTFFDTIVIAVLLESPQGVAIVLSLVAVGTIITVGTLVRFSTYFQAVETVQAQLVTNRRYLAGFLVSLVILPFVLILLPF from the coding sequence GTGGATTCGAACATCGATGAGATACTGACACGAGGACGTGAATCCGGCCAATTAGTCGTTGGCGCGCTCGTCTCTTTGTTACTGTTTCTGTTCGCAGTCCAGTTGCTGGGTGCGTCCACAGCGGCCGCGGCCTCACCGATTGAACAGTTCTTCAGGCGATACGTCGCCGGGAGTGGACAAGCTCTGGGTGCGAGTTGGCTCACCACGTACGTGCTCACCAACGGATCAGTGGTCGCGGCTCTGTCCGTTTCGCTGTTCCAGACCGAGATTCTCACAGACTCGCAGCTGTTCCTCATGCTCGCTGGCTCACGCCTCGGGGGCGCCTCTATCGTACTCCTGATAGGAATACTGGACTACTTCCAGAAGCGGCGCTATTCGTTCAGCGAGGCGACCGAGTTGGGGGTACTGACGTTCCTCCTGTCCCACTCGATCTATGTCCCGGCGACCATCCTCGGATATCTCCTGTTGCCGAGACTCCAGACGGGTTTCGGGGCCGTCAGTACCCGGATCGAACTCTCGTTTCACCCGCTGGCGGCCTTCGATCCGGCGACGGGAGACGTGGTCGATACTGTTGGTGTGGGCCTGGCACTCGTGATGGCTATTCTCGTGTTGTTTGGTAGCCTTACTCTCTTCGATCGGGTGCTAAAGCGGATCGACACCGAATGGCTCCGCAAGCGGTTCTTTCGCCGATTTCAGCACAAATGGACCTCGTTTGGACTCGGTATCCTCATTACCGGCGTGACGACCAGCGTTGCGTTCTCGCTGGGAGTTGTCGTTCCGCTCTACAATCGTAACTACATCAAACGCCGGGAGATCGTTCCGTACGTTCTGGGGGCTAATGTCGGCACCTTCTTCGACACAATTGTCATCGCTGTGCTTCTGGAATCTCCACAGGGGGTAGCTATCGTGCTCTCACTCGTGGCCGTCGGAACGATTATAACGGTGGGAACACTGGTTCGGTTCTCGACGTACTTCCAAGCCGTCGAGACCGTCCAAGCCCAACTCGTTACCAACCGTCGGTACCTGGCTGGGTTTCTCGTCTCGTTGGTTATTCTCCCGTTCGTTCTGATTCTGCTCCCATTCTAG
- a CDS encoding universal stress protein, whose translation MYDQILVPTDGSDGTRGAVEHAIDLATTYDAALHTIYVVDTNVGIDASIPGTLDAFEDAGENAIDEVIQQAKAAGVETTEAVVAQGAPHRAILDYVDEHGISLVVMGTHGRTGLDRYLLGSVTEKVVRLSDAPVLTVPMPAESSDKSA comes from the coding sequence ATGTACGACCAGATATTGGTCCCGACGGACGGAAGTGACGGAACACGTGGCGCCGTTGAGCACGCAATCGATCTCGCGACTACCTATGACGCTGCACTCCATACGATCTATGTCGTCGACACGAACGTCGGTATTGATGCCTCGATCCCCGGAACGCTCGATGCCTTCGAAGATGCTGGTGAGAACGCGATTGATGAGGTTATCCAGCAAGCAAAGGCAGCCGGTGTGGAAACGACCGAGGCTGTAGTGGCACAGGGAGCACCCCACCGGGCAATCCTCGATTACGTCGATGAACACGGCATCAGTCTTGTCGTTATGGGGACGCACGGCCGTACGGGTCTGGATCGATATCTCCTCGGTAGCGTCACGGAAAAGGTCGTCCGGCTCTCCGATGCCCCGGTGCTGACGGTTCCTATGCCCGCTGAATCCTCTGATAAGTCTGCGTAA